A region of Ignatzschineria larvae DSM 13226 DNA encodes the following proteins:
- a CDS encoding D-glycero-alpha-D-manno-heptose-1,7-bisphosphate 7-phosphatase, with translation MSQINQTASQQWDRLLIDGILTAEDVSQETLPWPDLVILDRDGVINEDSTAYIKSSDEWHPIAGSLEAIAALNQAGVPVAVATNQRGIALGLYDHQALDEMHQKMADLLDEHQGKIAALEYCTADDPEHPDRKPNPGMLHKIMTQLAIIPPQVIYFVGDKQSDLEAGKRAGIRPVLVRTGNGAETERKLQQALVETPQHHSNNGLENDGNHENTIPCFASLAEFVTILQRLHQ, from the coding sequence ATGAGTCAGATCAATCAGACTGCATCACAACAATGGGATCGATTATTAATAGATGGCATATTAACGGCAGAGGATGTTTCACAAGAAACGCTCCCTTGGCCTGACCTTGTCATTCTCGATCGCGATGGGGTGATTAATGAGGACTCTACAGCTTATATTAAATCAAGCGATGAGTGGCATCCTATTGCCGGAAGCTTAGAAGCGATTGCCGCACTCAATCAAGCCGGTGTTCCGGTAGCGGTGGCGACTAATCAACGGGGGATTGCCCTTGGGCTCTATGATCATCAAGCACTTGATGAGATGCATCAAAAAATGGCGGATCTACTCGATGAGCATCAAGGGAAAATTGCGGCATTAGAATATTGTACCGCTGATGATCCCGAGCATCCTGATCGTAAACCTAATCCGGGGATGTTACATAAAATTATGACTCAGTTAGCGATTATACCGCCTCAAGTGATCTACTTTGTCGGGGATAAACAATCAGATCTAGAAGCGGGTAAACGGGCAGGCATTCGCCCTGTTTTAGTGCGCACTGGGAATGGCGCAGAGACAGAACGAAAGCTACAGCAAGCATTGGTAGAAACACCTCAACATCATAGTAATAATGGTCTCGAAAATGATGGCAATCACGAGAACACGATCCCTTGCTTTGCTTCATTAGCCGAATTTGTGACGATACTACAGCGACTGCATCAGTGA
- the glyS gene encoding glycine--tRNA ligase subunit beta gives MIKETLLIEIGTEELPPRALNNLSNAFKEGIAAELKAKKLGFSEIKAYATPRRLALVISDLDSEQADYVSERRGPAVQAAMKEGEPTPALQGFARSCGVTVEQLTVLETDKGAWYTYKEEVKGQSLASLLPAMIEKALKGLPIPKRMRWAGHDFEFVRPVRWVVVMYGDQVLETKIFGIDAGNKSRGHRFHTSAPIAIPHAKEYEATMEQQGHIVPDFAKRKALIEADIQKVTASIGTPIVNEGLLDEVTALVEHPKAMIGSFETHFLEVPQEALIIAMEDHQRYFPIVDENGKLVDKFCFISNIESSEPQAVIDGNERVIRPRFADAEFFWNEDRKKPLESYLAHLESVVFQTKLGSQADKIRRVATLSEAIAKMIGADEALVARAARLNKADLISDMVQEFPELQGTMARYYALDQNENPIVADSLEQVYWPRFAGDRLPESKEAQALGLAERLDTIVGIFSIGEIPTGSRDPYGLRRNALAVLRILIEKELNLDLLKLIEISAATMPKAIEADKSVMTIFTYIFDRLRAYSADLGVSSDVFASISELKLTNPLDIYHRLLAVAAFKALPEAGSLIETNKRIHNILENNKEEAVATDVSETLLENESEKLLFKATELLKGEIASLVAAKDYRAILEQLANLAAPLARFFEDTMVMAEDREVRHNRIALLTEIRDDFETVADISKLQL, from the coding sequence ATGATTAAAGAGACGCTACTAATTGAAATTGGGACGGAAGAGCTTCCGCCACGGGCTTTGAATAATTTATCGAATGCTTTTAAAGAGGGCATTGCGGCTGAGCTAAAAGCGAAGAAACTCGGCTTTAGTGAGATCAAGGCCTATGCCACGCCTCGCCGTTTGGCGCTTGTGATCTCAGATCTTGACTCTGAGCAAGCGGATTATGTGAGCGAACGCCGGGGACCTGCGGTACAAGCAGCAATGAAAGAGGGTGAACCTACGCCGGCACTTCAAGGATTTGCGCGCTCTTGTGGCGTGACGGTTGAGCAATTAACGGTGCTTGAGACCGATAAAGGCGCTTGGTATACCTACAAAGAGGAAGTGAAAGGTCAATCACTCGCGTCCCTATTGCCGGCAATGATCGAAAAAGCGCTTAAAGGCTTGCCTATTCCCAAGAGAATGCGTTGGGCGGGACACGATTTTGAATTTGTGCGCCCGGTGCGTTGGGTTGTAGTGATGTATGGAGATCAAGTTCTTGAGACCAAGATCTTCGGAATTGATGCCGGCAATAAGAGCCGTGGACACCGTTTCCACACATCAGCGCCGATTGCGATTCCCCACGCAAAAGAGTATGAAGCCACAATGGAACAACAAGGGCATATCGTCCCTGACTTTGCTAAGCGTAAAGCGTTAATTGAAGCGGATATTCAGAAGGTGACAGCGTCAATCGGTACGCCGATTGTGAATGAAGGCTTACTTGATGAAGTCACAGCGCTAGTTGAACACCCCAAAGCGATGATCGGTAGCTTTGAAACGCACTTCTTAGAAGTCCCACAAGAAGCGCTCATTATTGCCATGGAAGATCATCAGCGTTACTTCCCGATTGTGGATGAGAATGGAAAATTAGTAGATAAATTCTGCTTTATTAGCAATATCGAGAGCAGTGAGCCACAAGCGGTCATTGATGGCAATGAGCGGGTAATTCGCCCTCGTTTTGCCGATGCGGAATTCTTCTGGAATGAAGATCGCAAGAAACCGCTTGAGAGTTATCTTGCTCATCTTGAAAGTGTGGTATTCCAAACTAAACTCGGTTCACAAGCAGATAAAATTCGCCGTGTTGCCACTTTAAGTGAAGCGATTGCGAAGATGATCGGTGCTGATGAAGCATTAGTGGCGCGTGCTGCACGTCTTAATAAGGCGGATCTCATCAGTGATATGGTGCAAGAGTTCCCTGAACTACAAGGCACAATGGCACGGTACTATGCCCTTGATCAAAATGAGAATCCCATTGTCGCCGATAGCTTAGAGCAAGTTTACTGGCCTCGCTTCGCCGGCGATCGCTTACCAGAGAGTAAAGAGGCGCAAGCGCTCGGTTTGGCTGAACGTTTAGATACCATTGTGGGGATCTTCTCGATTGGTGAGATTCCAACGGGTTCCCGCGATCCTTATGGTCTTCGCCGAAATGCCTTAGCGGTTCTACGGATTTTAATCGAAAAAGAACTCAATTTAGATCTTTTGAAATTGATTGAGATTAGTGCGGCGACAATGCCTAAAGCAATTGAAGCGGATAAATCAGTAATGACTATCTTTACCTATATCTTCGATCGTCTTCGTGCTTATTCTGCAGATTTAGGGGTATCAAGTGATGTATTTGCATCAATCTCTGAACTGAAGCTCACCAATCCGCTCGATATCTATCATCGTCTTTTAGCGGTTGCGGCCTTTAAAGCGCTACCGGAAGCCGGCTCTCTGATTGAAACAAATAAACGAATCCACAATATCCTCGAGAATAACAAAGAGGAAGCGGTAGCAACGGATGTGAGTGAAACGTTATTAGAGAATGAGTCTGAAAAGTTACTCTTCAAAGCCACAGAACTTCTCAAAGGTGAAATTGCATCATTAGTGGCAGCAAAAGATTATCGCGCTATTTTAGAGCAATTAGCGAATCTTGCAGCACCCCTTGCACGCTTCTTTGAAGATACGATGGTGATGGCTGAAGATCGTGAAGTGCGTCATAACCGTATTGCGCTTCTCACTGAGATTCGTGATGATTTTGAGACCGTTGCGGATATCTCTAAGTTGCAACTCTAA
- a CDS encoding IS30 family transposase, whose protein sequence is MNYSRLSLNERINIEVGIQLNKSIRTIAKELNRSPSTISRELKRVEDKDHYAATKAQYAYLQARKRCAPDEKLTPGTVLFGFVEQCLRAKLSPEQISGVLKKMANSSYYVCQETIYNALYALPVGQLKKELLQCLRQGRTTRKPRKGTVDRRGQIPDLVSIHLRPPEVKDRLTPGHWEGDLIKGKGNASAVGTLVERTSGYVMLIKMEDATATSAVIGFSAALNRVPLTFARTMTYDRGKEMAYHAQITQNTGVAIYFCDPHSPWQRGSNENINGLIRQYLPKGTDLSIHSQEELDEIALSLNSRPRKRFNFRSPIEVITELFHKEYEATQMTKH, encoded by the coding sequence ATGAACTATTCAAGATTATCACTTAATGAACGGATCAATATTGAAGTTGGTATACAACTTAATAAAAGTATTCGAACCATTGCTAAAGAGCTAAACCGATCGCCTTCGACAATTTCCAGAGAGTTAAAAAGAGTTGAGGATAAAGATCACTATGCTGCAACAAAGGCACAGTACGCCTATTTACAAGCTAGAAAGAGATGCGCCCCTGATGAAAAACTAACGCCAGGAACGGTCTTATTTGGTTTTGTGGAACAGTGTTTACGTGCTAAATTATCTCCTGAACAAATATCCGGGGTACTTAAAAAGATGGCTAATTCTAGTTACTATGTTTGCCAAGAAACAATCTACAATGCCTTGTATGCTTTACCCGTTGGCCAATTAAAAAAAGAATTACTCCAATGTTTAAGGCAAGGACGTACCACACGAAAACCCCGAAAAGGAACTGTGGATAGAAGAGGGCAAATTCCTGATTTAGTAAGTATTCACTTACGTCCTCCAGAAGTTAAAGATCGTTTAACACCTGGACATTGGGAAGGTGATTTGATCAAAGGAAAAGGCAACGCTTCAGCTGTCGGCACATTAGTTGAGCGCACTAGTGGTTATGTTATGTTAATCAAAATGGAAGATGCAACCGCAACCTCTGCCGTTATAGGGTTTAGCGCAGCACTCAATCGAGTACCTTTAACATTTGCACGAACAATGACCTATGATCGAGGGAAAGAAATGGCTTATCATGCTCAAATCACGCAAAATACGGGAGTTGCTATCTACTTTTGTGATCCCCATAGCCCCTGGCAAAGAGGGAGTAATGAGAATATCAATGGTTTGATACGACAATACTTGCCCAAAGGGACAGATCTTTCTATTCATAGTCAGGAAGAGCTTGATGAAATAGCGCTATCACTCAATAGTCGACCTCGAAAACGCTTTAATTTTAGATCGCCTATCGAAGTTATTACAGAACTATTTCACAAGGAATATGAAGCTACTCAGATGACGAAACATTAA
- a CDS encoding glycosyltransferase, translating to MKVGFLLTDEHAGKGGLENVLISIVKGLEARGIESTILMLRAPEQQSFIGEFDDIQVMPDFINRSWADKLPKFLYHQIWKYRFISHSRAFLQQALDQASLDLLIVVNLSKDLLRILPALRHYKKRAPSVPIIAWPHGSLSVLKKEVQQALAQHSDLFDGTLAISQGLAVELRDILHLKNIELIYNPVPVASLIPRDPTRFIFVGRIADPGKRLKLLLKVMSRLKGAWHLDIVGSSGDDERDREISQYAEQLKIAQHLTFHGWQQDPWKDIDKMGTLLLNSTSEGFGLVLVEAMMRGIPAISSNCPVGPGEIISNDLNGWLFEVDDMPYLQTLLQQIIDGQRKLPAQETIIDSVKKFSEPVVLDRFEATLNKILKAQKSINDQKL from the coding sequence ATGAAAGTGGGATTTCTATTAACTGACGAGCATGCTGGAAAAGGTGGATTAGAGAATGTACTGATCAGCATCGTCAAGGGATTAGAGGCTAGAGGAATAGAGAGTACCATCTTGATGTTACGGGCGCCGGAGCAGCAGAGTTTTATTGGTGAGTTCGATGATATTCAAGTGATGCCCGATTTTATCAATCGATCTTGGGCGGATAAACTGCCTAAATTTTTATATCATCAAATCTGGAAATACCGATTTATCAGCCATAGCCGCGCTTTTTTACAGCAGGCGCTCGATCAGGCGTCACTTGATCTATTAATTGTGGTGAATCTATCCAAAGATCTACTCAGAATTCTCCCGGCATTGCGACATTATAAAAAGCGTGCGCCGTCAGTGCCAATCATTGCATGGCCCCATGGCTCGCTCTCAGTGCTCAAAAAGGAGGTTCAACAAGCATTAGCTCAACATAGTGACCTGTTTGATGGGACATTAGCGATCAGCCAAGGCTTAGCGGTAGAGCTGCGCGACATACTCCACCTGAAAAATATTGAATTAATATATAATCCCGTGCCGGTAGCGTCCCTAATTCCTCGAGATCCAACTCGCTTTATCTTTGTGGGGCGGATAGCGGATCCTGGCAAGAGATTGAAATTATTACTAAAGGTAATGAGTCGATTAAAAGGCGCTTGGCATCTAGATATTGTGGGTTCATCGGGTGATGATGAGCGCGATCGAGAGATCAGCCAGTATGCAGAGCAGCTCAAAATAGCGCAGCATCTGACCTTTCATGGTTGGCAGCAAGACCCTTGGAAAGACATTGATAAGATGGGGACGCTACTTTTAAACTCCACCTCCGAAGGCTTTGGCTTAGTCTTAGTAGAGGCGATGATGCGGGGGATTCCGGCAATTTCTAGCAATTGTCCTGTGGGTCCTGGGGAAATTATCAGTAATGATCTCAATGGTTGGTTATTTGAGGTAGATGATATGCCGTATCTTCAAACATTGTTACAGCAGATTATAGACGGGCAGCGTAAACTCCCCGCACAAGAGACCATTATTGACAGCGTTAAAAAGTTTTCTGAGCCTGTCGTACTAGATCGTTTTGAGGCGACCTTGAACAAAATACTTAAGGCTCAGAAATCAATTAATGATCAGAAACTTTAA
- a CDS encoding acyltransferase family protein: MTFIFAILILMPDDYNSFWRSARYAMTFRANRAFTGFDYFNPITEEKPLLHLWSLAIEEQFYFIWPLAFFLGYKVFKRTPSPFIGLFWLAIIGIIISTILAEMSGRVEPNDSYYLLQNRASELLVGCALALNPYPVNAVIKKYLGIVGAIVAVLCFIFLNRSYLIPGIATLIPTIAAALFILDDRTDSAYKRLFTNQFARTIGLWSFSLYLWHWPILAFMRYLNNGVELSLIWLAVAALLTLILSTLSYYLIENPVRKLRFKFLVSLVLIYLLPFGLLTSFNMLVNRTDDSVTQEQLRWFDQDGDGCWERIGDGCSIGDLNSQEHYLLIGDSHAMHLSSMMDIVGKKEGIKIDIIGSSSCPILFSYSSKKETRENCLMINDYLAKNWHQYDAIIFSQLFYGHMYRLKEDTNQHYLADFVETIRTIAAEKPVIVISDIPEFDYNPLRVNWFSQQPILKEMIHRRAPLFNNETANAAIQAALSQIPNTRYVDITPYVNELLNEGDLIYRDQNHLNPYGSRKIGNMFIKEQTLKVSDH; this comes from the coding sequence GTGACTTTTATCTTCGCTATCTTAATATTGATGCCTGATGACTATAATAGCTTTTGGCGCTCTGCACGTTATGCGATGACTTTTAGGGCTAACCGTGCCTTTACAGGGTTTGATTATTTTAATCCTATTACGGAAGAGAAACCCTTATTGCATTTATGGTCATTAGCGATTGAGGAGCAGTTCTACTTTATCTGGCCATTGGCTTTTTTCCTTGGGTACAAAGTTTTTAAGAGAACGCCAAGCCCATTTATTGGGTTATTTTGGCTCGCCATTATCGGTATTATCATCAGTACTATCCTTGCTGAAATGTCAGGGAGAGTAGAGCCGAATGATAGCTACTATCTCCTCCAAAATAGAGCTTCTGAGCTGTTAGTGGGCTGTGCCTTAGCTTTAAATCCCTATCCTGTGAATGCAGTTATCAAAAAGTATCTTGGAATAGTGGGCGCTATAGTGGCTGTTTTATGCTTCATCTTCTTAAATAGAAGCTACTTAATTCCGGGCATCGCCACATTAATCCCTACAATCGCGGCCGCGCTGTTTATCCTTGATGATCGTACGGATAGCGCCTATAAGCGATTATTTACTAATCAGTTTGCTAGAACTATTGGCTTATGGTCATTTTCACTCTATCTATGGCATTGGCCTATTTTAGCATTTATGCGTTATCTGAATAATGGTGTAGAGCTCTCTCTAATCTGGCTTGCCGTAGCCGCACTATTAACATTGATTCTTTCGACGCTGAGCTACTATTTGATCGAGAATCCTGTGCGCAAACTTCGCTTTAAATTTTTGGTTAGTTTGGTCTTAATCTATCTACTCCCTTTTGGCTTATTAACTTCGTTCAATATGTTAGTCAACCGTACAGATGATTCGGTAACACAAGAGCAGTTACGATGGTTTGACCAAGACGGAGATGGCTGCTGGGAGAGAATAGGGGATGGTTGTAGTATCGGCGACCTCAATAGCCAAGAGCACTACCTATTAATTGGCGACTCTCATGCAATGCATCTATCGAGTATGATGGATATTGTCGGTAAAAAAGAGGGCATTAAAATAGATATTATTGGAAGTTCTTCATGCCCTATTTTATTCTCTTATTCTTCGAAAAAAGAGACGAGAGAAAACTGTTTGATGATCAATGATTATTTGGCAAAAAATTGGCATCAATATGATGCAATTATCTTTTCTCAGCTCTTCTATGGCCATATGTATCGGTTAAAAGAGGATACTAATCAACATTATTTAGCCGATTTTGTCGAAACCATTCGCACTATTGCTGCGGAAAAGCCGGTCATCGTGATCTCTGATATCCCTGAATTTGATTATAACCCGCTTCGTGTCAACTGGTTCTCCCAACAACCTATTCTTAAAGAAATGATTCATCGTAGAGCGCCACTGTTTAATAATGAGACGGCGAATGCAGCCATTCAAGCTGCACTAAGTCAAATCCCCAATACCCGATATGTGGATATTACCCCTTATGTTAATGAACTATTGAATGAAGGGGATCTGATCTATCGTGATCAAAATCACTTAAACCCTTATGGCAGCCGTAAAATTGGCAATATGTTTATCAAAGAGCAGACGCTTAAAGTTTCTGATCATTAA
- a CDS encoding lysophospholipid acyltransferase family protein, whose product MVTWIRSLITFIGYLFIYLVITPIMMLCTIFFWGSWFRRVTIIWSSILIGWMRIGAGVHYRVVGQEHLNKLKDRPHFIISNHQSALETLIYTVILPPHSFVLKKELLYIPFFGWGLAKAKPIAINRKDGKNALKQISAQAKERFNEGRSVIIFPEGTRVPFGKEEPFKKGAFIVAKQLEAPVLPIAINSGLAAPKGRFIKEPGMITIVIGEPIESKELSTGELAKVTESWIRAHILPTLDPNAEVTIAPTMVEEISIMKEDEETKEAIEAVASEIVSDIKTHS is encoded by the coding sequence ATGGTGACTTGGATACGTTCCCTTATTACCTTTATCGGTTATCTCTTTATCTATCTGGTGATTACGCCCATTATGATGCTCTGTACGATCTTCTTTTGGGGTTCGTGGTTTCGCCGGGTGACTATTATCTGGTCGAGTATCCTCATTGGTTGGATGCGAATCGGTGCCGGCGTGCATTATCGGGTTGTCGGGCAAGAGCATCTCAACAAACTCAAAGATCGCCCTCATTTTATCATCTCTAATCATCAATCAGCCTTAGAAACGCTCATCTATACGGTGATTCTACCGCCCCATTCCTTTGTCCTCAAAAAGGAGCTTCTCTATATCCCTTTCTTTGGTTGGGGATTAGCGAAGGCTAAGCCGATTGCGATTAATCGTAAGGATGGGAAAAATGCCCTTAAACAGATCTCGGCTCAAGCAAAAGAGCGCTTTAATGAGGGTCGCTCGGTGATTATCTTCCCGGAAGGAACGCGCGTACCTTTTGGCAAAGAGGAACCTTTTAAGAAAGGGGCCTTTATTGTGGCGAAGCAGTTAGAAGCGCCGGTATTGCCGATAGCGATTAACTCCGGTTTAGCGGCACCGAAAGGCCGTTTTATCAAAGAGCCGGGAATGATCACGATCGTGATTGGTGAGCCGATTGAATCGAAAGAGCTCTCTACCGGCGAGCTTGCGAAAGTCACCGAAAGTTGGATTCGAGCACATATTCTGCCCACATTAGATCCAAATGCCGAAGTCACTATTGCACCGACAATGGTTGAGGAAATCTCGATTATGAAAGAAGATGAAGAGACCAAGGAAGCCATTGAAGCCGTAGCTTCAGAAATAGTATCAGATATCAAAACGCACTCGTAG
- a CDS encoding glycosyltransferase — protein MREKPIRIGILLRNRHDGSGGLEKVLESVVANLKDDSVTLYFYAFFAPIYQDFTRSFEKLTVLKLPKPLNWLETHLPSHWGRLVRKIYIKFKGDHLFDQMQADNIDLLIVLDLSKQFLGLYPFIQRFKKKSQIPVISWVHSSLSSNREKTAKKVKSRINILDGHLAISKGLATEISQVYQGKNVQVVFNPVASAALVERDPSKFLYVGRIDENKRVHSLLQQFVTLSGDWRLDIYGSTGSLQGDQDFVREIDQLQLQSHIHFHGWQTDVWPQVKSAGVILLNSEKEGLPLVLIEAMMRGIPALSSDCPTGPADIIQQGQNGWLYPVNEEDRIAKYVQAILDGTLELPTPTAVQQSVQQFEINHYMTGFIKALRWSILQKGMNND, from the coding sequence ATGAGAGAGAAACCGATCCGAATAGGGATATTACTTCGCAATCGCCACGATGGCTCAGGTGGATTGGAAAAAGTATTAGAAAGTGTCGTTGCGAATCTAAAAGATGATTCTGTAACGCTCTATTTTTATGCCTTTTTTGCACCCATTTATCAGGATTTTACACGCTCTTTTGAAAAACTAACTGTTTTAAAATTACCGAAGCCACTCAATTGGTTAGAGACACATCTTCCCTCTCACTGGGGGCGGCTTGTTCGAAAAATCTATATCAAATTTAAAGGCGACCATCTATTTGATCAAATGCAAGCCGATAACATTGATCTGCTGATTGTGCTTGATCTATCGAAGCAGTTTTTGGGGCTCTATCCTTTTATCCAACGATTTAAGAAAAAATCACAAATACCAGTTATTTCTTGGGTACATAGCTCTTTATCAAGTAATCGAGAGAAAACAGCGAAGAAGGTAAAAAGTAGAATCAATATCTTAGATGGACATTTAGCCATTAGTAAAGGCTTAGCGACGGAGATCTCACAAGTGTATCAGGGGAAAAATGTTCAAGTTGTCTTTAACCCTGTTGCAAGTGCGGCGCTTGTCGAGCGGGATCCTTCTAAGTTTTTATATGTAGGGAGAATCGATGAGAATAAGCGCGTCCATTCATTACTCCAACAATTTGTAACACTTTCTGGGGATTGGAGACTTGATATCTATGGGTCAACGGGCAGTTTGCAGGGAGATCAGGACTTTGTAAGAGAGATCGATCAACTACAACTACAATCTCATATTCATTTTCATGGTTGGCAAACAGATGTTTGGCCTCAAGTGAAGAGCGCTGGGGTTATTCTTTTAAACTCAGAAAAAGAAGGACTTCCTTTAGTGCTGATCGAAGCGATGATGCGTGGCATTCCCGCACTCTCTTCAGATTGTCCAACCGGCCCTGCCGATATTATTCAGCAAGGTCAAAACGGTTGGCTCTATCCAGTCAATGAGGAGGATCGGATTGCAAAATATGTACAAGCCATACTCGATGGAACGCTAGAACTACCTACCCCCACGGCGGTCCAACAGAGCGTTCAGCAATTTGAAATTAACCATTATATGACCGGCTTTATCAAAGCACTTCGTTGGTCAATTTTGCAAAAGGGAATGAATAATGATTAA
- a CDS encoding glycosyltransferase produces MSLPHSPLKIGFFLVNQYGGRGGVEKVLRLLTAELQSQGIETTLIFTDTPVDATFLEHFPNQVKVEIPPLVPCRTRLLPKGISRFIVKRQFRSMLQKAFNHAIIPLDLDVLVMVNLPTNFIKYNDLIIRTKRRHNLKMISWLHGSLAHLPPADIAYIQRALPIFDGHLAIGKGIQQELAHFFNLSAPLTYNPIADAPLVRRNHKRLLYIGRIDGNKRVTNLVNMVQNIPGDWTLDIIGSTGDIDKDHAFSHWLQRMSHADKIHFHGWQENPWDLVQEAGLLLLNSKSEGFGLVLAEAMIRGIPCIAADCPVGPREIIQSGVNGWLYPVDQEQVGATMIAEVIGGERILPDPLTVRATAEKFLIKNSASMFIHHIQMIIKEEK; encoded by the coding sequence ATGTCACTGCCCCATAGCCCCCTGAAAATAGGATTCTTCTTAGTGAATCAATATGGCGGTAGAGGTGGCGTGGAGAAGGTATTGCGCTTACTGACCGCAGAATTACAATCTCAAGGTATTGAAACAACGCTTATTTTTACAGATACGCCGGTTGATGCGACATTTTTAGAGCACTTTCCGAATCAGGTTAAGGTTGAGATACCTCCGTTAGTGCCATGTCGCACTCGGCTGCTTCCTAAGGGTATATCACGCTTTATAGTAAAGCGGCAATTTCGTTCTATGCTCCAAAAGGCCTTTAACCATGCAATTATCCCCCTGGATTTAGATGTCTTGGTAATGGTGAATCTCCCGACCAACTTTATTAAATATAATGACCTCATCATCCGCACAAAGAGACGCCATAACCTGAAGATGATCTCTTGGTTGCATGGCTCCTTAGCCCATTTACCACCGGCGGATATCGCTTATATTCAACGGGCGCTACCGATTTTTGATGGGCATTTAGCGATTGGTAAAGGGATTCAGCAAGAGCTGGCGCACTTTTTTAATCTATCGGCTCCCTTGACGTATAACCCGATAGCAGATGCACCGCTGGTAAGACGAAATCACAAAAGGCTCCTCTATATCGGTCGTATAGATGGCAATAAGCGAGTGACCAATCTGGTTAATATGGTACAAAATATCCCAGGCGATTGGACACTTGATATTATCGGCTCTACCGGAGATATAGATAAGGATCATGCTTTTTCCCATTGGCTTCAAAGGATGTCGCATGCGGATAAAATCCATTTTCATGGTTGGCAAGAGAACCCTTGGGATTTAGTACAAGAGGCGGGTTTACTACTCCTGAACTCTAAAAGTGAAGGATTTGGTTTAGTATTAGCGGAGGCGATGATTCGGGGGATTCCCTGTATTGCCGCCGATTGCCCTGTGGGGCCCCGTGAAATTATTCAATCTGGGGTCAATGGCTGGCTCTATCCTGTGGATCAAGAGCAAGTAGGGGCAACAATGATTGCAGAGGTGATCGGGGGTGAGAGAATATTACCTGATCCGCTTACCGTGCGGGCAACTGCAGAGAAGTTTCTGATAAAAAATAGTGCATCAATGTTTATTCATCATATCCAGATGATCATCAAGGAGGAGAAGTAA
- a CDS encoding glycosyltransferase family 2 protein, which yields MINITIVMPAYNVAHYIPRAIESVLQQDYDHWELIIINDGSTDNTLDVIESFAQKDSRIKWVNQENQGVSAARNRGLSLAQGRYITFLDADDFYEKHYLASMSEPLERQDADMTFCKYRETDGEIILKESPSEINHLWQDSFIEHLAYVKDAIHPMACMYRLDLIKRHEIVFNRNYSYGEDQEFLLHYAYCATKIVFVPLVLYNYFYRQGSLSHQQIAYTDLIGELDSLYWLEDLVGDQPRETKEAYAAYIERRRQGVLNNIRRYYWSLLRSKQFDLLLASLDQYETKYHQSFNPTYSGIQKLTLGIKVKIISSRSRRLWHFFAK from the coding sequence ATGATTAATATCACCATTGTTATGCCGGCCTATAATGTTGCGCACTATATCCCACGTGCTATCGAGTCTGTTTTGCAACAAGATTATGATCATTGGGAATTAATCATCATTAATGATGGATCAACGGATAATACGCTTGATGTCATCGAGTCATTTGCGCAAAAAGACTCGAGAATTAAATGGGTGAATCAAGAAAACCAAGGGGTCTCTGCCGCTCGAAATAGAGGATTATCTTTAGCGCAAGGTCGATATATCACATTTTTAGATGCCGATGATTTTTATGAGAAGCATTATCTTGCATCAATGTCTGAGCCATTAGAGCGGCAAGATGCGGATATGACTTTTTGTAAATATCGAGAAACGGATGGAGAAATAATCCTTAAAGAATCACCTTCCGAGATCAATCATCTTTGGCAGGATAGCTTCATCGAGCATCTTGCCTATGTTAAAGATGCGATACACCCAATGGCTTGTATGTATCGTTTAGATCTAATTAAGCGCCATGAGATAGTGTTCAATCGCAATTACAGCTATGGAGAAGATCAGGAGTTTCTGCTGCATTATGCCTATTGTGCTACTAAAATCGTTTTCGTTCCGCTTGTACTCTATAACTACTTCTATCGACAAGGTTCTTTAAGTCATCAACAGATCGCCTACACCGATTTAATTGGGGAGCTCGACTCTCTCTATTGGCTTGAAGATCTAGTTGGCGATCAACCTCGAGAGACTAAAGAGGCTTATGCTGCCTATATTGAGCGACGTAGGCAGGGCGTTTTAAATAATATTCGAAGATATTACTGGTCTCTATTGCGCTCAAAACAATTTGACCTGCTCTTAGCCTCTCTCGATCAATATGAAACTAAATACCACCAATCCTTTAATCCTACTTATTCAGGAATTCAAAAATTGACCTTAGGGATTAAAGTGAAAATTATTTCGAGCAGATCTCGGCGGCTATGGCATTTTTTTGCTAAATAG